The genomic region ACTGCAGACGCGAACCGACGGGGCACGAACGAGATGACACCAGATACCAACGATTCGACCGGTAGCGAGCGGCGAACGCCCGAGGAGATGGATCTCGACGAGTTACGCGATGAGATCCGCTCGATCGATCGGGAGATCGTCGAACTGATCGCCCAGCGAACCTACGTCGCTGACACGATCGCCGCGGTCAAAGACGAGAAGGATCTGCCGACGACCGACGAGCAACAGGAACAGCAGGTGATGGATCGCGCCGGTACCAACGCCGAGCAGTTCGACGTCGACGCGAATCTGGTGAAAGCGATCTTCCGGCTGCTGATCGAACTGAACAAGGTCGAGCAAAGGGAAAATAGATAAGCACTACACAGGTTTTCGAGGGCGTGTCCCACTTGATCAGCGATCAGAAATTTTCCGGTTGCTGTTGAGTTAGTTCGTATCGAATGATTTGAGCAGTAGACCGATCACCGGGGCCAGCGGACACTACATGTGCGAACTTTTTCTGCGTCGGGTTCGCCGCAGGCGAACCGCTCGCGCAAAAACTTCGATGAAAAAGGCCGCTCGCTCCCGTTGGTCGCTTGCGTGTGCAGCGTTTGTGGCTCGACCGTAGCGATAACGTCTCCACTATACTAGTCGTAGCAGATACTTCAGTCCAGTCCGAGGCTCAGTTTTAATGCTTCGTCCACTGTCTCCATCGTTTCCGTGTCGAGACCTCCAACCACCGAGTGAATCCGCTTTTCCATGGAGACGACACGAATCTGGTCGAGACGGATCGAGGAATCTTTCTCGAAGGGCGACTCTGCTGCTTTGACAAGAACCTCGAACGGATAGCCTCGATACGTCCCAGTCGCAGGGGCAACGATAGTCGTACTGGCGTTTTTATTCCCGACATCGTTCTGAACGACTACTGCAGGACGGGTCTTTTTCATCTCGTGCCCTTCTGCTGGATCAAGGCGAACGATAACGACGTCACCGCGACGAACCTCCGTATCCTCGCTCATTCATCCAGCCCGCTCCACGCTTCGTCCGACGCTTCATCCCACTCGTCCGCAAGTTCTTCCGCGCTCTCAGAAGCCTCGCGATACGCGGCAGCCAGTTCGTCCTCGTCAGGATGATCAGATTCTACGTCGACGACAGCGACGGTTACACGCTTGTTCGCGTACTCCGTCCCGAGATAGATTCGGCCTCGGTCGTCAGTCTCGTTGGTCTGAAGGTCTCGCACATCCACTTTCGTCATGTTACTGGCTAGATTCTACTACCGAATAAGACTTGCCCACTATTACCCACGGCAGATATTTTCGATGGATCCTACCATGGATTTCATCTACTTGAACACGGTCGAGCAGCGTGAGAATAGGTAGTCAATAAGACCGTACGTCGAGGCTGTCGATACGCCCAAAGTGCTTGGTGTTTCTAGTGATAACCGGGTCATCGTTGAGAAGCGCCGTCGCAGCGATAACACAGTCCTCTCGCTCAATCCGTTCGCCGTCATCGATTAGCTCACCCGAGAGTTTTCCGGCTTTTCGCATCACGGTGTGGTCGGCACTCACGACGTGTTTCGTTTCCAGTATCTCGAGAATTCGCTCTCGCTTCGTCTCCGGCGTTTGAGACCGAGCAACGCCTTCGTAGAGTTCCAAAACCGTCACGGAGGACACTTTTTGCGGCCGTGCTTCTTTTTCGACGATATCGAGAAGTCGTTTTGCGTTTTCGTCACCACGTAATAGGTCGATAATGAATGATGTGTCCTGAATCATTCTGACGTCTCGTCGATTACGGCCTCGTCTAACTCCGCCGTAAGACGGTCACTTCGTTCTCTGGATTTCGTTCGTCCCTCCTCGATAGCGGTCTCGAGGTCTGCCGCCTCATCCTCGGAGAGAATTCCTGTAACCTCGTTCCACGATCGTTCTCCAGCAAGGCGCTTGACGGTTTCACTGAAGCTTTCCCCCTCTTTCTTTCGGGCCCTCAACCGCTCGTAGGCTTCCTCGTCGAGTGAAATCGTTTTTGTCGCCATTGTAGTACACAGTACTACATGCACGCTTAAAAATACTGGCGCAAATCCCATCCCGAATTGGCTCGGTGCAACGTAGCGAAAACCGGCAAAGTACACGAAACAGTGTAACGTGAGCTAGAGAGCTGAACAAGGTCGTGCAGCGCGAAAATCGATAGTAGCGGTGGTGACGCCACGGCCTCTTCTCTCACCAAACGAGTGCGTTTAGCAACACCACGAGGATTGCCAGAAAGAGGTGCTCGCCGTCGACGACGAACCCGTAGTACAGCGCCCCCCGGTCGGACGTCGCGAAGGGAATGTACGCGCCGACGTAGGCGTTAAACGCGAGCAAGGCGAGAAATGGCGCCGACAGGAAACCGGCGAGGACGGCCCCGAGAACGACCGCGGCGGCGAAGAGGTTGATCGCCTGCGAGACGCGGCGAGTCGCCGCCGGCCCGTACCTGTTGGGAACCGTCTCGATTCCCCGGGCCAGATCGCCCACCATATCCTTGATGTCGAAGATAGCGGCTGCGACCGTCAGCATGACCGTGACGTAGCTGGCGAAAAACAGGAGTTCTGGATCGGTGAGCACGCCATAGTAGGCACCCACGCCGAGGGGGATCGCGCCCCAGGCGATGCCGACAGTGAGGTTCTTGACGAGAAACGCTCGCTTCAGCCGCAGCCAGGAGTACGCGACCGCGACGAGAAGCGGCAGGGCCAAAAACGGCGTCCAGGGGCGCGCGGCGACGGCTGCGACCCCGACTGCGAGAAGGTATCCGAGGATCCCGAGTGCAAACCAGAACCGGCCGTACCGCCTGGTGAATGCAGCGCGTCCGGGGACGTTTCGCTCGTCTTCTTCGACGTCGGTGAGCCGGTTGACGCTGTAGACGAACAGCGTGACCGCGAAGACGACGAACAGCGGAATCGGATCGATCGGCAGTGAGAGCAACACCATCGTCGTGATCGCGACGCTCGTGGCGCCGGCCGAGATGAAGAGGTTGCTGTGGACGAGAGCCAGTAGAGCACGCTTTAGCACCGACGCCCCTCTCGGGACCGATCGGCGGTGGATATCCACGGTTCGTCTCCTCGCCTGCGGATTGGGACCTGAATTGTTTAACTCTTCTACCGTCGACTCGACCGCCAATGCGTCGATCGGACGAGCAGGCACCACCCCGGCCGCAGGCTATGTCACGACGCTGCCGAGGTGTTTGTCAACTTTTATCGTGTGCAACGCGCTCGCTCGGACGTTTCGACACTACTAATTGCGCAGTTGCGAAAGTACGCGACGAACCCACACATGAAGCTTCACGAGTATCAGGCGAAGCAGGTCTTCGCTGACACGGGGATTCCGACCCCGCCGTCGCAGCTCGCTGACGACGTCGACGGCGTCTTGGCTGCAGCCAACGAGGTCGGATATCCGGTCGCGATCAAGGCGCAGGTACAGGTCGGTGGCCGCGGGAAGGCTGGCGGAATCGAGCTCGTCTCGAACGACGAGGAAGCCCGCGAGGCGGCCGATGCGATCCTCGGGATGGACCTCAAAGGCTACCACGTCGACCGCGTGCTCGTCGAGGGGGCCGTCGACTTTACCAACGAGCTCTACGTCGGGATCACGATGGACCGCGGCGAGGGCAAGCCCGTCGCGATGGTCTCGACGAAAGGCGGTGTCGACATCGAGGCTGTCGCCGAGGAGACGCCCGGCGCGATCGCCCGCGAACACATCGACCCCGCGTTCGGCATGCACCCCTACCAGGCCCGGAAGGCCGTCTACGACGCCGGTGTCGATCCCGCCATCGCGCGAGACGTCTCGAGCGTTCTCACGACGCTCTACCAGCTCTGGGAGAGCCGGGACGCCTCGGACGTCGAGATCAACCCCCTCATGGTCACCGGAGACGACGAGGTCGTCGCCGCAGACGCCGTCATGAACGTCGACGAGGACGCGCTGTTCCGCCAGCCCGAGCTGGCCGAAATGGAAGCCGAGGCCGCAAGCGGCGACGCACTCGAGCAGAAAGCCGACGAGTACGACTTCGACTACGTCCGCCTTTCGGGCGACGTCGGCATCATCGGCAACGGCGCCGGTCTCGTCATGACGACCCTCGACCTCGTCGACTACTACGGCGGCGAGCCCGCGAACTTCTTAGACGTCGGTGGCGGCGCGAAGGCCGACCGCATCGCGAACGCCCTCGACATGGTGTTCTCCGACGACAACGTCGACTCGGTCGTCTTCAACATCTTCGGCGGGATCACCCGCGGCGACGAGGTCGCCAAGGGAATCAACGAGGCACTGGGGCAGTTCGACGAGATTCCCAAGCCGGTCGTCGTCCGACTGGCCGGGACCAACTGGGAAGAAGGGATGGAGATTCTAAACGAAGACCTCGTGACGGTCGAGCAGACCTTGGAGGATGCAGTACAGCGTGCCGTCGCGTACGCTGAGGAGGTGAACGCATGAGCGTACTAGTCGACGACGAGACGCGTGTCGTGGTACAGGGAATCACCGGCGGAGAAGGTAAGTTCCACGCCGAACAGATGATCGAGTACGGAACCAACGTCGTCGCCGGCGCGGTCCCCGGGAAGGGCGGCCAGGAAGCCGCTGGTGTCCCGGTCTACGACACCGTCGACCAGGCCGTCGAGGAGGAAGACGCCGACACGTCCGTCATCTTCGTGCCGCCGGCGTTCGCCGGCGACGCAATCTTCGAGGCCCTCGATACGGACCTCGACCTCGCGGTCGCGATCACCGAGGGCATCCCGACTCAGGACATGGCGCGGGTGAACAAGCGTCTCTCGGAGACCGACACGCGACTCATCGGTCCGAACTGTCCCGGCCTCATCACGCCCGGCGAGGCGAAACTCGGCATCCTCCCCGGAAACATCTTTTCGGAGGGGAACGTCGGCCTCGTCTCCCGATCCGGCACCTTGACCTACCAGGTCGTCGACAATCTCACCAACCGCGGCATTGGCCAGACCACCGCGATCGGCATCGGTGGCGACCCAATCATCGGGACGGACTTCGTCGACGCTCTCGAGCTCTTCGAGAACGACCCCGACACCGACGCCATCGTCATGTGCGGTGAGATCGGCGGCGAGGACGAAGAGGAAGCCGCTGCGTTCATCGACGCGCACGTCGACACGCCCGTTGCCGGCTTCATCGCCGGTCGTACGGCGCCCCCAGGAAAGCGGATGGGTCACGCCGGCGCGATCGTCTCCGGCTCCGGTACGGGGACAGCAGAGAGCAAGATCAACGCACTGAACGACGCCGGCGTTCCCGTCGGTGACACGCCCGAAGAAGTCGCCGACCACGTCGAGTCGTTCCTCGAGTAAGCAGTTCGGTCTCGGTTTTTCTTGCGACCGGCAACCGTCCGTAGCGGAGGTGGCCGTCCTTCCTCTCAGAACGGTAGTGCAGATCGCAGACGAGCGAAGACACCGCCGGAGCTGCTCTCCTCGACTGTGGTCGACCCGTCGGATTCGTTTTCGGTGGTCTGGCCGTCACCACTCTTGGCGGTCTGGCCGTCACCACTTTTGGCGGTCTGGCCGTCACCGCTCTTGGCGGTCTGGCCGTCACCGCTCTTGGCGGCTTGATCGTTACCGGCCGAGCTCGCATCTTCTGCGCCCTCATCAGTTCCTGCCTCACTAGCACCTGTCTCCTCGTCTGACGGGTCGTCAGTCACGCTCGCGTCTTCGGCCTCGTCGGAGTCTCGGGAGGCGCCAGCCTCACCGCCCTCGTCAGCAGGCGCTTCCGACGGCACAGCATCCCTTGTCCCCTGGGTGTCCCCTGGCGCTGACTCCGAATCCTCGACCCACTGGAACCCGTCGTCAGCCGAGCCACCTGTCTTCTCGCCGCCGTTTGCGTCGTCGTCCGTCTCGGTCCGCGTACTGGACGGGTCGACGTAGCTAAAGCCGTTCGTGTCTCCCTCTTCCTCGCGGTCGTCCGGATCGTCGGTAGTGGTATCCATCGGTGTCTTTCGATGCCAACGGTGGCGTTGGTTGGCGTCTCACAGCGCATCGAGTTAAATTCTTGTGCTGCCTCGAGCGCTCGTCGCCACGAACGCGAACCGTGAGAGTAAAAACGGGGGACAGACTCCCTTCAGGAGAATGGAAGACCGCGGGTTCGACCTTGGATCGGCCGCCCTCCAGCAGCCGACACCCGACCGCAGACGCACGATTTCCCCGGCAGACCGGGTTGCCGAGCGGGGACGCTTCGCGCCACCCGCAGACGGCAGTCTCCCGGTTCTGGACGCCGACGAATCACTCGTATTCGCGTCGGACAACTATCTCGGATTGACTGCCGATGAGCGGATTCAGGATGCCGCCTGTCAGGCCGCAACAGCGGTCGGTACCGGTGCCGGAGCCAGCCGAACTGCGACCGGTGACACCCTCGTTCACCACGACCTGGAGGATCGCCTCGCCGAGATCACGGACACCGAACGGGCACTCTCGTTTTCCTCGCGGTACACGGCAACCATCGGGACGATCACGGCCCTCGACCCGGACGTCATCTTCACCGACGAGCGCAATCACGCAAGCATCGCCGACGGCTGTCGCCTCGCAGACGCCACAGTCGTCACCTACGCTCACGGCGACGTGGACGCGCTCGACGCCGCCCTCGCTCAGCAGGCTGAACGCGCCGAGTGCGACGAGTCGTGGCTCATCGTCACGGAGACGGTTTTCGGTGCTGACGGCTCGGTCGCACCGCTTGCAGCGATCTGTGACGCTGCCGAGAGCTACGGCGCCTGGATCGTCGTCGACGAGTCTCACGCGGTCGGACTCTACGCCGCCGGCGGCGGCGTCGTTCAGGCGGAGACGCTCGCAGACCGTGTCGACGTCCAGCTGGGTGCCCTCTCGAACGCGCTGGCCAGCCAGGGCGGATACGTCGCGGGGACCGATACGCTGATTAGCCACCTCCTGTCTGAGTCGCGGCCGTTTACCGCCGTGGCCGGGCTCGCTCCGACCGCAGCCGCTGCGGCCAGCGAAGCGTTACACGTCGCCCGCCACGAGGATCTCCGGGAACAGCTATGGGAGAACGTCGCACACATGCGAGATGGGCTCGAGTCCCTTGGCCTCACCGTACTCGGCGACTCCCAGATCCTGTGTGTGTTGACCGGTGAGGAGCGCGATGCGTGTGCACTCGCAGACGGCCTCCGCGAACGGGGCATCGCTTCGCTGCCAATCTGCCCGCCAACTACCCCCACCGGTGCCAGCGGACTCCGACTCACGCCGATGGCGACCCACACTGAAGGCGATATTCGTGCCTGTCTCGAGGCCATACAGGCCGCCGGCTCGGAGATCGGCCTCTATTGATCTCGTCGACGGGGACGGCTTCGCTCAGAAGAACTCGTCTAGTCCCGACTGATCCTGGTCGGTCCCCTCTGCATCTCCCGTGGGGGATTCCTCGTCGCTGGTGCTCCGCTCGATTCCATCGTCGTCGTTCTCGGCCCCGTCTCCGTTGAGCATCGCCTGGCCCGACTCGCCGTCAGTCGCCTCACTATCCTCGAGATCCGCGTTTCCGCCACGCGTCGCGTTCTGGAAGGCGGTGCCCGAATTGTCGACTGCCGTCGTGAGCCGGCGTTCCTCGGCGTCCGCGACGATGGATTCGACCTTGTTCGTGGTCGCGCCGCTTCCCGTGACGAACGACACGTCGTCCTCGTCTAACTCGTAGGCCGCCGCCATCGACACCGTCAGCTCGCGGTTGCGACAGTGGTGGGTCATCGCCGCGAGGTACGGCACGATCTCCCGGCGGGCGGTGGCGACGCTCGTCCCCTCGCGTTCAGCGATTCGCTCGGCTATCGCGTCGCGGGTGTCGCGTTTGCCCCGCGTGCGGCCGAGCTTCGACCAGTAGCTCGGCGGGCCGTAGCGGGTCCACCCGCCCTTTGGCTCCCGGCGCGAGGCGGCGACGCCAGCGGTCATGTTGTCCGTCGCGTAGCGCCAGTAAGAGTAGTTTTGCGTGGCCCGAACGCGGCCGAGCCACCGGTCGGCGTTCGCGAGGAACTCGTAGGCGTCTGCCAGTTCGGCACCTGCGTAGTCTTTCGGGACGTTGTCCTCGATCCAGTTTAGCAGCTCGTCGGGCGTCTCGTCGACGTCGTAGGACGCCCGCAGCGCCCCCTCGGCGCCCTCCTCTTTGATCAAGGCGTCGAGGAAGTCGAAGATCCCCTCGGTGGTGTCGCGCTCGCTCGTGACGACGTCCTCGACGGACAGCATTTCGGCCGTCTCGGCGACCGCTTGGAGGTCGTTGACCGCCGACCGGAGGTCCCCACTGGTCGACTCGGCGATCTTCTCTAAGGCTGCATCCTCGTACTCGATCCCCTCCTTGCGGCAGATGTCTCGGAGGACGGGGACGATCGATCGCTTCGAGACGTCGCGGAACTCGATCGTCTCGCAGGCGTTTCGTAGCCCCTGGCTCATGTCGTAGAACTCGTTGGCGACGAGGACGATCGGCTGGTTGGCCGACTTGACGACACGGGTGACCTCGCGGGCCCCGCCGTAGTCGGCGTTTCCGTGGAAGTTGTCCGCCTCGTCTAAGATCACGAGCCGCCGGCCGGCCTCGCCGCCGGTCAGCGTCCCGCTCTTTGCGGCTTCGCCCGCGACGCGTTCGATCACGTCCGCCTGGCGGTCGTCGCTGGCGTTTAACTCCATGACGGGCCAGCCCATGTCGGCGGCCAGCGCGTGGGCGGCCGAGGTTTTTCCGACACCAGGGCTACCGTGGACGATCACCGCCTCCCGGTGGTCGTCCCAGGACTCGGCCCACTCGCGGAGTTTGTCGCGGGCCTTGTTGTTGCCGCGTACCTCCGACAGCGTCGTCGGCCGGTAGGTTTCGGTCCAATCGCTCATTGGCGGTGGTTGGGCCGAGTCGCGTTTAGTGGTTCCGGAGCGTGAGCATCAGGTCGACCGGTATCG from Halobacteria archaeon AArc-dxtr1 harbors:
- a CDS encoding chorismate mutase, which codes for MTPDTNDSTGSERRTPEEMDLDELRDEIRSIDREIVELIAQRTYVADTIAAVKDEKDLPTTDEQQEQQVMDRAGTNAEQFDVDANLVKAIFRLLIELNKVEQRENR
- the sucD gene encoding succinate--CoA ligase subunit alpha, which gives rise to MSVLVDDETRVVVQGITGGEGKFHAEQMIEYGTNVVAGAVPGKGGQEAAGVPVYDTVDQAVEEEDADTSVIFVPPAFAGDAIFEALDTDLDLAVAITEGIPTQDMARVNKRLSETDTRLIGPNCPGLITPGEAKLGILPGNIFSEGNVGLVSRSGTLTYQVVDNLTNRGIGQTTAIGIGGDPIIGTDFVDALELFENDPDTDAIVMCGEIGGEDEEEAAAFIDAHVDTPVAGFIAGRTAPPGKRMGHAGAIVSGSGTGTAESKINALNDAGVPVGDTPEEVADHVESFLE
- a CDS encoding replication factor C large subunit, translating into MSDWTETYRPTTLSEVRGNNKARDKLREWAESWDDHREAVIVHGSPGVGKTSAAHALAADMGWPVMELNASDDRQADVIERVAGEAAKSGTLTGGEAGRRLVILDEADNFHGNADYGGAREVTRVVKSANQPIVLVANEFYDMSQGLRNACETIEFRDVSKRSIVPVLRDICRKEGIEYEDAALEKIAESTSGDLRSAVNDLQAVAETAEMLSVEDVVTSERDTTEGIFDFLDALIKEEGAEGALRASYDVDETPDELLNWIEDNVPKDYAGAELADAYEFLANADRWLGRVRATQNYSYWRYATDNMTAGVAASRREPKGGWTRYGPPSYWSKLGRTRGKRDTRDAIAERIAEREGTSVATARREIVPYLAAMTHHCRNRELTVSMAAAYELDEDDVSFVTGSGATTNKVESIVADAEERRLTTAVDNSGTAFQNATRGGNADLEDSEATDGESGQAMLNGDGAENDDDGIERSTSDEESPTGDAEGTDQDQSGLDEFF
- a CDS encoding UbiA family prenyltransferase; the encoded protein is MDIHRRSVPRGASVLKRALLALVHSNLFISAGATSVAITTMVLLSLPIDPIPLFVVFAVTLFVYSVNRLTDVEEDERNVPGRAAFTRRYGRFWFALGILGYLLAVGVAAVAARPWTPFLALPLLVAVAYSWLRLKRAFLVKNLTVGIAWGAIPLGVGAYYGVLTDPELLFFASYVTVMLTVAAAIFDIKDMVGDLARGIETVPNRYGPAATRRVSQAINLFAAAVVLGAVLAGFLSAPFLALLAFNAYVGAYIPFATSDRGALYYGFVVDGEHLFLAILVVLLNALVW
- a CDS encoding antitoxin VapB family protein — encoded protein: MATKTISLDEEAYERLRARKKEGESFSETVKRLAGERSWNEVTGILSEDEAADLETAIEEGRTKSRERSDRLTAELDEAVIDETSE
- a CDS encoding type II toxin-antitoxin system PemK/MazF family toxin is translated as MSEDTEVRRGDVVIVRLDPAEGHEMKKTRPAVVVQNDVGNKNASTTIVAPATGTYRGYPFEVLVKAAESPFEKDSSIRLDQIRVVSMEKRIHSVVGGLDTETMETVDEALKLSLGLD
- a CDS encoding aminotransferase class I/II-fold pyridoxal phosphate-dependent enzyme encodes the protein MEDRGFDLGSAALQQPTPDRRRTISPADRVAERGRFAPPADGSLPVLDADESLVFASDNYLGLTADERIQDAACQAATAVGTGAGASRTATGDTLVHHDLEDRLAEITDTERALSFSSRYTATIGTITALDPDVIFTDERNHASIADGCRLADATVVTYAHGDVDALDAALAQQAERAECDESWLIVTETVFGADGSVAPLAAICDAAESYGAWIVVDESHAVGLYAAGGGVVQAETLADRVDVQLGALSNALASQGGYVAGTDTLISHLLSESRPFTAVAGLAPTAAAAASEALHVARHEDLREQLWENVAHMRDGLESLGLTVLGDSQILCVLTGEERDACALADGLRERGIASLPICPPTTPTGASGLRLTPMATHTEGDIRACLEAIQAAGSEIGLY
- a CDS encoding type II toxin-antitoxin system VapC family toxin yields the protein MIQDTSFIIDLLRGDENAKRLLDIVEKEARPQKVSSVTVLELYEGVARSQTPETKRERILEILETKHVVSADHTVMRKAGKLSGELIDDGERIEREDCVIAATALLNDDPVITRNTKHFGRIDSLDVRSY
- the sucC gene encoding ADP-forming succinate--CoA ligase subunit beta — encoded protein: MKLHEYQAKQVFADTGIPTPPSQLADDVDGVLAAANEVGYPVAIKAQVQVGGRGKAGGIELVSNDEEAREAADAILGMDLKGYHVDRVLVEGAVDFTNELYVGITMDRGEGKPVAMVSTKGGVDIEAVAEETPGAIAREHIDPAFGMHPYQARKAVYDAGVDPAIARDVSSVLTTLYQLWESRDASDVEINPLMVTGDDEVVAADAVMNVDEDALFRQPELAEMEAEAASGDALEQKADEYDFDYVRLSGDVGIIGNGAGLVMTTLDLVDYYGGEPANFLDVGGGAKADRIANALDMVFSDDNVDSVVFNIFGGITRGDEVAKGINEALGQFDEIPKPVVVRLAGTNWEEGMEILNEDLVTVEQTLEDAVQRAVAYAEEVNA